GCGCCGAGCCGGTCGTCGGTCAGTGAGGCGAGGACCCCGTCGTCCGTCACACCGGCGATGTGCACGACGGCGGTCAGCGGATGCTCCTCCGGCACACCGTCCAGCACCGCCGCCAGGGCGTCCGCGTCCGCCGCGTCGCAGGCCACCACCCGCACCTCGGCCCCTTCGGCGGTCAGTTCCGCCGCCAACTCGGCAGCCCCCGGCGCCGCTTCGCCACGCCGCCCGGTCAGCAGCAGACGCCGGGCTCCCCGGCCGACCAGATGCCGGGCCACCAGCCCGCCCAGGGTGCCGGTCCCCCCGGTGATCAGTACGGTGCCGTCGGGGTCGAGGGCGGACGGCGTCCGCGCGTACGGCGCCGCCGCCGCTGCCTCCGCCAGGCGCGGCACCCACAGCCTCCCGTGCCGTACGGCGATCTCCGGCTCATCCCGCAGGGCGTCCAGCGCCTGTGCGAAAACCTCCGGTGCCGGCGTCTCCCCGTCGGCGAGGGACAGCAGCCCGAACCGGCGCGGGTGCTCGCCGCGGGCGCTGCGGACCAGGCCGCGTACGGCGTCGTCGACAAGGCCGGCCTCACCGTCCCGCTCCCGTACCACGGCCACCAGCCGGCTCGCGGTCGGCGCCTGCACGGTGAGCCAGGACCGCAGCGCGGCCAGGACACCGGAGGTCGCCGTGTGCACGGCCCCCGGGACATCCGCGAGGTCACGCTCCCCGGTGATCGGCAGCAGGGTCACGTCCGGCGCGCGTGCCCCGGCCGCGAGCGCCGCAGCCAGCTCGGTGAGGCCGCTGTACCGGGTGTCCACGGCCACCGGCAGTGCCCACGGCAGCGCGTCCGGCCCTCCGAGCGCGGCGACCACTCCGGCGTCGCCCGGCAGACCCGGCCCGGCGTACGGCACCCACCGGGTGCGCAGCAGAGTGCCCGCACCCGCATCCGAGTCCGCACCGGCATCCGAGGCCGTACCCACAGCCGCACCCGCACCCGTGTCGGCACCGGCACCGGCACCGGTATCGGCGCCGACCCGTCCCCGACCGATGGGCCTCAGTCGCAGCGCCGTCACCGCCACCACCGGCGCACCGACCGTGTCGACGACCTCCATGGACACCGAAGTACCGCTGCCGACACCGGCGTCGGCAGCGAGGGCGCTGTCGTCCACGCCGGCGCCATGAGCCGCCTCGCCCGCGGGCGCGAGCCGGACCCGCAGCACACCCGGTCCGGTGGCGCCCGACACCGTCACACCGTGCCAGACATAGGGGACCAACCGCCGCTCCACCGCCTCGGGGTTCGCCGCGTACCAGGCCTGGAGCGCGGCGTCGAGCAGGGCCGGGTGCACTCCGTGACGCCCGGCCTCCTGCCGCGCCCCCTCCGGCAGGGCGACCTCGGCGAACACGTCGTCGCCGCGCCGCCACACCGCCCGCAGGCCCCGGAACGCGGGCCCGTACTCGATTCCATGGGCCGCCGCCCGCCCGTGGAAGCCGTCGATGTCGACGTCGGCGACGTCCACACCGTCGGCGCTCGCGGGCGGCCAGGTGACCAGGTCGGGCCGGGGGGCCGCAGGGCCCGCGCCCGTCGTGTCGAGGGTTCCCGTGGCGTGGCGCGTCCACGGCCCGTCCGGGCCGGGCCGGGAGGAGAGGGTGAGGCCTCGGCGTCCCGTCGCGTCGGTGCCGGTCAGCCGGAGGCGGATCGCCCGGCCCTCGCGCGGATCGGCGGACAGGTCGAGCGGGCTGTGCAGGGTCAGGTCGGCCACCCGGTCGCAGCCGGTGAACTCGCCCGCCCACCGGGCCAGTTCGAGCATCGCCGTGCCCGGCAGCAGCAACCGGCCCGCCACCTTGTGGTCGGCGAGCCACGGCTGAGTGGCCGTCGACAGCCGGCCGGTGAACAACAGGCCGCCGTCCTCCGGGAGTTCCACGGTCGCCCCGAGCAGCGGATGGTCCGCCGGAGCGAGTCCGGCCGCGGCGGTGTCGAGGACGCGGGGGCCGTCCTCCAGCCAGTGCCGGCGGCGCTGGAAGGCGTACGTCGGCAGGTCGGCCGGCGGGCGGCCCGCCAGCAGCAGATCGGGGAAGGCCGCGGGCCAGGCCACGGCCGTGTCGCCCACATGCAGCCGGGCCAGCGTGGGCAGCAGGTCGTCCGCACCGCTCGCCCCGCCCACCGGAGAGACCACGACCCGGGCCGTACGACCGTCCCTGGCCGTACGACCGCCCTGGTCCGCGCGTTCCTCCCGGGCCACCTGATCGTCCTGGTCCGCGCGCTCCTCCGGGTCCGCCCGATCCTCCAGCGCCGCCGTGAGACGGGGAGCGACGGCCGAGGCGGCACCGACCTCCACGAACAGCGTGGCCCCCCGCGCCCGCAACGTACGGACGGCGTCGTCCAGCGGTGTCGAGGACGTCCCCAGCAGCGGTATCCGGCCCTCGTCGGGCTCCACCCCGAGACCGCGCGTGGCCCCGCCGCCGTGCGCCACCGCCTGCGCGCCCTCCTTGAGCGACAGCGCGCCCGATACACAGGCCGCCGCGATCTCGCCCACACCCTCACCGACCACCGCCGAGGGCTGTACGCCGTGCTCCTCCCACACCCCGGCGAGCGCCACCAGCACCGCCCAGCGCACGGTCGGTGCGGACCCCGGGAAGGCACCGCCGCGCAGCGCGTGGTCGCCGACCTTGGCCAGCGCCCGCTGGCAGTGGGCCAGCCGCCGGGAGAACGCCGGCGAGGTCAGGACCAGCCGGGCCGCCCAGTCGAGGTCGCGCGCCAGGCCGTGGTCGGAGAGCACCAGCACGGTACGGCTGTCGGAGGTGACCCGGCCGTGGAACAGGCCGGGCGCCGGGCGGCCCTCCGCCAGCGCCGTCAGGCCCGCGAGCAGTTCGGCCCGGTCGGAGCCGAGGACCACCGCCCGGTGCTCGAACACCGACCTGCCGCGCGCCAGCGCGGCACCCACCTCCGCACGCGTCAGCTCCGGACGCTCCCGCACATGCGCCGCCAGCCGCCCGGCCTGCGCCCGCAGCGCGTCGCCGCTCCGCCCGGACAGCACCCACGGCACCCCGGTGGGCCACGTCCGTGACTGGTCCGCTTCCGCAGGCGGCTCGGGATCGGTGCCCGGCTTGGGCTGTTCCGGCTGCTCCAGGATCAGATGGGCGTTGGTGCCGCTGACGCCGAACGACGAGACGCCCGCCCGGCGCGGACGTCCCGCGTCCGGCCACTCCCGGGCCTCGGTGAGCAGTTCGACCGCGCCCGCCGACCAGTCCACGTGCGGGCTCGGCGCGTCCACGTGCAGGGTGCGCGGCAGCAGCCCGTGCTCCATCGCCTTCACCATCTTGATCACACCGGCCACTCCGGCGGCGGCCTGGGGGTGCCCGATGTTGGACTTGAGCGAGCCGAGCCACAGGGGCCGTTCGGCGGGGCGGTCCTGGCCGTAGGCGGCGATCAGCGCCTGGGCCTCGATGGGGTCACCGAGCTTCGTACCGGTGCCGTGCGCCTCCACCACGTCCACGTCGGCGGGCGCCAACCCCGCCCGTTCCAGGGCCTGTTGGATCACCCGGCGCTGCGCGGGGCCGCTCGGCGCGGTCAGTCCGCTGCTCGCGCCGTCCTGGTTGACGGCGGAGCCCCGGACGACGGCGAGGATCCGCCGACCGCCGCGGCGCGCGTCCGACAGGCGCTCCAGCAGCAGCATCCCGGCGCCCTCGCCGAGCGAGGTGCCGTCCGCGGCGGCGGCGAACGGCTTGCACCGCGCGTCCGTGGCCAGCCCGCGCTGCCGGCTGAACTGCAGCAGCCACAGCGGGGACCCGATGACCGTCACCCCGCCCGCCAGCGCCAGATCGCACTCGCCCGCCCGTATCGCCTGCGCGGCCTGGTGCAGGGCCACCAGCGACGAGGAGCAGGCCGTGTCGACGCTGATCGCCGGCCCTTCGAGGCCGAGCGTGTACGCGATCCGGCCGGACGCCACACTGCCGGTGCTGCCGTTGCCGAGGTAGCCCTCGTACTCGTTGGGGGAGTTGCGCAGCCGGCCCGCGTAGTCCTGGGAGATGACGCCCGCGAAGACACCGGTACGGCTGCCCCGCAGCGACGCCGGGTCGATACCGGCCCGCTCGACGGCCTCCCAGGAGGTCTCCAGGAGCAGCCGCTGCTGCGGGTCGGTCGCCAGCGCCTCCCGGGTGCCCATCCCGAAGAACGCCGGATCGAAGGCACCCGGGTCGTCCAGGAAGCCCCCCTCCCGGACGTAGACCGTGCCCTGCCGCGCCGGATCGGGGTCGTACAGGCCCGCGTCCCAGCCCCGGTCGGTGGGCAGCGGCGCGATGACGTCCCGGCCCTCCGCGACCACGCGCCACAGGTCCTCGGGGGACTCGACCCCGCCGGGGAAGCGGCAGGCCATGCCGACGATCGCGATCGGCTCACGGGCCGACTCCTCGACATCCCGAAGCCGCTGCCGGGTGTGGCGCAGATCGAGGGTGAGCCGCTTCAACGTGTCGATGACCTTGCCGTCGCCGGTCGTGGCACCGGCCGTCCCGTTCTTCGCACCGCTCGTCATGGGGCGTGGCCTTTCGTGTGCGTGGGGGGCTTTGCGCTTGTTCCGCTGTTCCGCTGTTCCGCTGTTCCGCTACGTCATGACCGGCGCAGTTCGTGGTCGGCGAGGTCGAGCAGCTCCTCCAGGGACACGTCCCCGAACTCGTCCTCGCCGCCCGGCGCCAGCCGGTCCAGCAGCTCCCGCAGCCGTGCCGTCACACGCTCCCGCCCGGGAACGCGCTGCGGGTCGTCGTCACCGTCGTGCAGCAGACCGGAGGCGACCAGGTCGTCTTCCAGAGCGTCGAGCCGGTCGAGCACCGCCGCCTCCGCGCGCCGCCCCGGCCCCGGCCCGCTCCCGGCGGTCAGCAGCTCCTCGACGAGACGCGCGACGGACGCGGGGGTCGGATGATCGAAGATCAGCGTCGGGGGCAGCGGCAGCCCGGTGGCCCCGACCAGCCGGTTGCGCAGCTCCACCGCCCGCAGCGAATCGAAGCCCGACTGCAGGAAGCCGTCCTCCAGGGCGACGGAATCCGGGTCGTCGTGCCGCAGCACCGCGGCCACGTGGTGCCGTACGAACTCCTCGGCCGCGTAGGCCCGTTCACCGGCCGTGAGCCCGGTGAGCGACAGCCCGTCGGGGCCGGGGGCGGCGGGATTCGTGCCCCGGCCCGGTACACCGTCGGCCGCCTCAGCGCGGGCTTCCGCCCCCACCGCCGAGCCCTCGGCCCGGTCCGTCGCCTCGGCGCCGAAGGGGTACGTCGGCAGGGCGATACGCCGGCCGCCACGCCCCCGGAAGAACGCGGCCCAGTCGACGTCGACCCCGCGTACGTGCAGCCGTGCCATCGCCGTCAGCCACTCCGTGACCCCGTCCTGCCCCCGGCGCAGGGTGCCGACGACCCCGGACGCGGCGGCCCCGGGCCCCGCGCCGGCGTCCTCCAGCGTCTCCTGCACCCCACCGAGCAGCACGGGATGCGGGCTGATCTCGACGAACGTGTCGTGCCCGGCCGCCCACAAGTCACGTACGGCCGTCTCGAACCGGACCTCGGAGGCGAGGTTGCGGAGCCAGTACGCGCCGCCCAGCCCCGTCGTCCCGAACTCGCCGCCGGTGACGGAGGAGTGGAAGGGCACGGTGGCCGGAGTCGGTACGATCGCGGCCGTCCCGGAGAGGAACGCGGCGGAGTCGACGGCCACCCCCGGTGTGTGCGCGGCGAGACCGAGGTTCAGCCCCGTGGCCGGTACGCCCCTGGCCGTGAGCCTCTCGACGACCTCGGCCACGGCGGTGCGCTCCCCGCCGAACAGCACGGAGCGAGGACCGTTGCTCCCGGCGAAGTGGACGCGCCCGCGCAGCTGTTCGGCGTCCAGCAGCGGACGGAGTTCGTCGGGCGACAGGGCGGCCGCGGCCAGTTCGCCCGCTCCGGCGGCCTCCGCCTGCATCCGGCTCCACAGGACGACCACCCGCGCGGCCTCCTCCAGCGTCAGCGCACCCGCGACATGGGCGGCGGCGATCTCACCGAGGCTGGCGCCGACGACGGCCGCGGGCTCCACCCCGCACGACCTCCACAGCGCGGACAGCGACACACTCACCGCGAACAGGACCGGCAGGACGACGTCCACGTCCTCCAGCGACGGCGCGCCCGGGGCACCGTGCAGCACCTCGTCGAGCGACCACGCGACGAGAGGTTCGAGGGCCCGCCCGCACTCCTCCATCCGGGCACGGAACACATCGGAGGCGTCCAGCAGGTCCAGCGCCATGCCCCGCCACTGGGACCCCAGTCCGGGGAAGACGAACACCGCGCGACCGCCGCCCTCGGCCCTCGCACCGGGTTCCGTACGGAACAGCAGCGGGACGGACCCGCCCTCGGCGACGGCCCGCAACCCGCGGACCACGTCCGTCCGTTCGGCGGCGAGGAGCACGACCCGTCGCCCGAGTCCGGTCGTACGGGTCGTGGCGAGCGACCCTCCCAGGTCGACCGGCGACAGTCCGGGATCGGCCTCCAACCGGGCGAGCAGATCGCGGGCCAGTGCCGCCACGGCGGCGTCGCTCCGCCCGGACAGCACGATCGGCACGACCGGCGCCGGCGGCAGGGGCGGGAGCGCCTGTCCGCCGCCGGTGGCGCGCTGACCGTCGGACCCGAACGCCTCCACGGGCGCGAGCACCCGCTCACCGGCCCGTACGGCGGTGGACTCCCTCCGCAGGACCACCACCGCGGCGGTGCCGGAACCCGCCACCGCCACCTCGCACCTGCCCTGGCGCAGCTGCTCGGCGGCCGAGTCGACCGCCGTCACCGGCAGGTCCGCGCCGAGCGTCACCCTGGGTCCCCGCCCCCAGCCGAGATCGCCCCCGACGAGCGCCGCCAGCCCCTCGGAGCCGTCGCCGTCCCCGGCCTCCGCCGCCACCAGGAACACACCCG
The sequence above is drawn from the Streptomyces griseiscabiei genome and encodes:
- a CDS encoding type I polyketide synthase; its protein translation is MTSGAKNGTAGATTGDGKVIDTLKRLTLDLRHTRQRLRDVEESAREPIAIVGMACRFPGGVESPEDLWRVVAEGRDVIAPLPTDRGWDAGLYDPDPARQGTVYVREGGFLDDPGAFDPAFFGMGTREALATDPQQRLLLETSWEAVERAGIDPASLRGSRTGVFAGVISQDYAGRLRNSPNEYEGYLGNGSTGSVASGRIAYTLGLEGPAISVDTACSSSLVALHQAAQAIRAGECDLALAGGVTVIGSPLWLLQFSRQRGLATDARCKPFAAAADGTSLGEGAGMLLLERLSDARRGGRRILAVVRGSAVNQDGASSGLTAPSGPAQRRVIQQALERAGLAPADVDVVEAHGTGTKLGDPIEAQALIAAYGQDRPAERPLWLGSLKSNIGHPQAAAGVAGVIKMVKAMEHGLLPRTLHVDAPSPHVDWSAGAVELLTEAREWPDAGRPRRAGVSSFGVSGTNAHLILEQPEQPKPGTDPEPPAEADQSRTWPTGVPWVLSGRSGDALRAQAGRLAAHVRERPELTRAEVGAALARGRSVFEHRAVVLGSDRAELLAGLTALAEGRPAPGLFHGRVTSDSRTVLVLSDHGLARDLDWAARLVLTSPAFSRRLAHCQRALAKVGDHALRGGAFPGSAPTVRWAVLVALAGVWEEHGVQPSAVVGEGVGEIAAACVSGALSLKEGAQAVAHGGGATRGLGVEPDEGRIPLLGTSSTPLDDAVRTLRARGATLFVEVGAASAVAPRLTAALEDRADPEERADQDDQVAREERADQGGRTARDGRTARVVVSPVGGASGADDLLPTLARLHVGDTAVAWPAAFPDLLLAGRPPADLPTYAFQRRRHWLEDGPRVLDTAAAGLAPADHPLLGATVELPEDGGLLFTGRLSTATQPWLADHKVAGRLLLPGTAMLELARWAGEFTGCDRVADLTLHSPLDLSADPREGRAIRLRLTGTDATGRRGLTLSSRPGPDGPWTRHATGTLDTTGAGPAAPRPDLVTWPPASADGVDVADVDIDGFHGRAAAHGIEYGPAFRGLRAVWRRGDDVFAEVALPEGARQEAGRHGVHPALLDAALQAWYAANPEAVERRLVPYVWHGVTVSGATGPGVLRVRLAPAGEAAHGAGVDDSALAADAGVGSGTSVSMEVVDTVGAPVVAVTALRLRPIGRGRVGADTGAGAGADTGAGAAVGTASDAGADSDAGAGTLLRTRWVPYAGPGLPGDAGVVAALGGPDALPWALPVAVDTRYSGLTELAAALAAGARAPDVTLLPITGERDLADVPGAVHTATSGVLAALRSWLTVQAPTASRLVAVVRERDGEAGLVDDAVRGLVRSARGEHPRRFGLLSLADGETPAPEVFAQALDALRDEPEIAVRHGRLWVPRLAEAAAAAPYARTPSALDPDGTVLITGGTGTLGGLVARHLVGRGARRLLLTGRRGEAAPGAAELAAELTAEGAEVRVVACDAADADALAAVLDGVPEEHPLTAVVHIAGVTDDGVLASLTDDRLGAVLRPKVDAAWRLHELTRGLDLAEFVTFSSVSGTFGAAGQANYAAANVFLDALARHRRAQGLPGLSLAWGPWAERSALTGDLTEADWARIGRDGVRALPTRDALALFDTARVTSEAVEEPVLVALRLDMGQVRQRHSAGRLLPMLRSLVDGGSGAGSGSVPRPGAPAIPSTPTTPSTNGTDVNGRVAAASSFAERVRAMSEAERGRALLDLVRAHAARALGEGTAEDIDPDRGFVDLGVDSLASLDLQEKLHEATGVDLPSTLIFDHPTAAALADHLCAELAAGTADVVASAGPALAEVDRLEAFLTSFAEHADGQARESVARRLRELVSRWSGGTGTDDRVGPDLLVTGTDGSPPMDLASADLTSASDDELFEVLQQMRSADSGVPSNHQRL
- a CDS encoding acyltransferase domain-containing protein, whose translation is MIVGLAALEGAAEAVRRADGGGPVGRRVSWAADGVAAFFGDSVRGASQERLGALRLVWAALEDAGIVPGALRDSAAGVFLVAAEAGDGDGSEGLAALVGGDLGWGRGPRVTLGADLPVTAVDSAAEQLRQGRCEVAVAGSGTAAVVVLRRESTAVRAGERVLAPVEAFGSDGQRATGGGQALPPLPPAPVVPIVLSGRSDAAVAALARDLLARLEADPGLSPVDLGGSLATTRTTGLGRRVVLLAAERTDVVRGLRAVAEGGSVPLLFRTEPGARAEGGGRAVFVFPGLGSQWRGMALDLLDASDVFRARMEECGRALEPLVAWSLDEVLHGAPGAPSLEDVDVVLPVLFAVSVSLSALWRSCGVEPAAVVGASLGEIAAAHVAGALTLEEAARVVVLWSRMQAEAAGAGELAAAALSPDELRPLLDAEQLRGRVHFAGSNGPRSVLFGGERTAVAEVVERLTARGVPATGLNLGLAAHTPGVAVDSAAFLSGTAAIVPTPATVPFHSSVTGGEFGTTGLGGAYWLRNLASEVRFETAVRDLWAAGHDTFVEISPHPVLLGGVQETLEDAGAGPGAAASGVVGTLRRGQDGVTEWLTAMARLHVRGVDVDWAAFFRGRGGRRIALPTYPFGAEATDRAEGSAVGAEARAEAADGVPGRGTNPAAPGPDGLSLTGLTAGERAYAAEEFVRHHVAAVLRHDDPDSVALEDGFLQSGFDSLRAVELRNRLVGATGLPLPPTLIFDHPTPASVARLVEELLTAGSGPGPGRRAEAAVLDRLDALEDDLVASGLLHDGDDDPQRVPGRERVTARLRELLDRLAPGGEDEFGDVSLEELLDLADHELRRS